In Fusarium poae strain DAOMC 252244 chromosome Unknown contig_1, whole genome shotgun sequence, the following are encoded in one genomic region:
- a CDS encoding uncharacterized protein (TransMembrane:2 (i46-74o94-117i)), with protein MRSPREPNEEANILSGPERDTMFIFCSVHSNPFPEATSPLSRIGRYVLASVLFITELTLLMGVPATTGFLAWSTRNQLWPALNDAGLGKEAEEVLGYLVFDTIFLGLLIWGAVPVLAASRMGGNRGRVLTYAAFGGMTVVFRGA; from the coding sequence ATGCGAAGCCCCAGAGAACCGAACGAAGAAGCGAACATCCTGTCCGGTCCTGAGCGTGACACAATGTTCATCTTTTGCTCCGTCCACAGTAACCCCTTCCCGGAGGCCACTTCACCTCTGTCGCGGATTGGGCGATACGTGCTTGCCTCCGTGCTCTTCATCACCGAGTTGACGTTGCTGATGGGCGTGCCAGCGACGACAGGCTTTCTGGCATGGTCTACTCGAAACCAGCTCTGGCCGGCTCTGAACGATGCGGGGCTGGGGAAGGAAGCAGAGGAGGTCCTGGGCTACCTCGTCTTTGACACGATATTTCTTGGTTTGCTGATCTGGGGTGCTGTGCCCGTTCTTGCGGCGAGCAGAATGGGTGGCAATAGAGGAAGGGTGCTCACGTATGCGGCGTTCGGCGGGATGACGGTGGTGTTTAGGGGAGCATGA
- a CDS encoding uncharacterized protein (TransMembrane:9 (o6-27i48-68o80-102i114-136o148-168i180-198o204-226i238-256o373-393i)), whose protein sequence is MELDVSILTVTDWYAIGLTGFLVLLALRRVIRIILRCLCPPALRIYRLPFFGRLGRRISQWVVMRLAYRGPFRRGSSVDIITWAHLFMFIFYLAPNLCCVLINAKDIAEACSRAGKLAFINLIIMYISPCLDFIASVLRFRLRAQRRIHASVGYVVAMLSTIHVVGSFSRHGWSIVNQEHNRYAALALAGIYFVLIPIRTFPSWIPYEMLLSVHYLAAGWLGFAMWRHIPTDTNFSRIFLYVISGIFVGSLTWQVGETVYTNGWWFQSVSLGQNGSYDYIQVRMALRKPVKVEPGQYINLWIPLGPLSGVQSHPFTVANWSTHAQTELKVFVDVNRGLTSKLRDAVKRGLKSNIGLYMGPYGSTTDMKGYETILLVATGLGVVAVAPYLQWLVHAIRARGICSAPIHLIWHIPSWKQSHAVFDIIDFALALDEGDDTKEGGRKPPQISGLKISMCYEEENSLLPPKVQLFIQEMEKKESEKPGRTRIKVYKRHLPLETLLICDAVMTPAHDDSEKPTMIAASVSKDMRNTLVEFAEEHSRAVDLVFTDYQP, encoded by the exons ATGGAGCTTGATGTTAGTATCCTAACCGTAACGGACTGGTACGCAATAGGGTTGACGGGCTTTCTCGTGCTGCTAGCCCTGCGGCGTGTCATACGGATCATTCTCCGTTGCCTATGTCCACCGGCCTTACGCATCTACAGGCTCCCCTTCTTCGGTCGCCTGGGAAGAAGAATCTCTCAATGGGTGGTGATGCGTCTGGCGTATAGGGGTCCATTCCGTCGCGGAAGTAGCGTGGATATTATAACCTGGGCTCATCTTTTCATGTTTATCTTTTACCTTGCACCAAACCTGTGCTGCGTCCTCATCAATGCCAAGGACATAGCAGAGGCCTGCTCTAGAGCGGGCAAGCTAGCATTCATTAACCTCATAATCATGTATATTAGCCCCTGCCTCGACTTCATCGCTTCCGTCTTGCGTTTTCGGCTTCGTGCCCAGAGACGAATACACGCCAGTGTAGGGTACGTGGTTGCCATGCTGTCCACCATCCACGTCGTAGGATCGTTCTCCAGACACGGATGGTCTATTGTAAATCAGGAGCACAATCGTTATGCTGCTTTA GCGCTTGCCGGGATCTACTTCGTCCTCATACCTATCAGGACGTTCCCGTCATGGATTCCTTATGAGATGCTGCTGTCCGTTCACTATCTTGCAGCAGGATGGTTGGGCTTCGCCATGTGGCGCCACATTCCGACCGACACGAACTTTTCTCGCATCTTTCTCTATGTGATCTCCGGCATCTTCGTAGGCTCCCTGACCTGGCAGGTCGGGGAGACTGTGTATACGAACGGTTGGTGGTTTCAGTCGGTGTCCCTCGGTCAGAATGGTAGCTACGATTACATTCAGGTCAGGATGGCGCTGCGAAAGCCAGTCAAGGTCGAGCCTGGGCAATACATTAACCTATGGATCCCGTTGGGCCCGCTATCAGGGGTCCAGAGCCACCCGTTCACCGTTGCCAACTGGTCAACCCATGCGCAAACAGAACTGAAGGTGTTTGTCGATGTCAACCGCGGCCTCACCAGCAAGTTACGGGATGCAGTGAAGCGTGGCTTGAAGTCCAACATTGGTCTTTACATGGGCCCTTACGGATCTACAACCGACATGAAAGGGTATGAAACGATCCTGCTGGTTGCCACAGGCCTAGGTGTGGTGGCTGTCGCGCCGTATCTACAATGGCTAGTGCATGCGATTCGGGCGCGTGGAATCTGTAGCGCGCCCATACATCTCATCTGGCATATCCCGTCCTGGA AACAATCACATGCGGTTTTTGATATAATCGACTttgcccttgcccttgacgAAGGCGATGACACGAAGGAGGGAGGCAGAAAACCCCCGCAAATATCGGGTTTAAAGATTTCCATGTGTTACGAGGAGGAAAACTCCTTATTGCCCCCGAAAGTCCAGCTGTTCATCCAGGaaatggaaaagaaggaaagtgAGAAGCCAGGTAGGACTAGGATCAAGGTTTACAAACGTCACTTGCCTCTCGAGACACTTTTGATCTGCGATGCAGTCATGACCCCGGCTCATGACGACTCCGAGAAGCCCACCATGATCGCAG CGTCGGTTTCCAAAGATATGAGGAACACGCTCGTCGAATTTGCAGAAGAGCATTCGCGCGCTGTCGACCTAGTGTTTACAGATTATCAACCTTGA